A genomic segment from Desulfonatronum lacustre DSM 10312 encodes:
- a CDS encoding four helix bundle suffix domain-containing protein, translated as MNGRDGRGRGDGREPLLPKHGGYRRLKSFQVAQLAYDVTVRFCNRYIDRRSRTHDQMVQAARSGVQNIAEGSVASGTSKKMELKLTNVAKASLEELRLDYEDFLRQRGLALWVPDDPRRKMLVARRCTTVDEVAIWVRDHGLAGPDGQIDGQIGLDARSMPSMQSMQSMYSGAAANAALVLIGVAISLLDRQVQAQAAAFEQEGGFTERLYRTRQQPRRQS; from the coding sequence ATGAATGGACGAGATGGGCGGGGTCGGGGGGATGGGCGGGAGCCGCTGCTGCCGAAGCATGGGGGATACCGGCGGCTGAAGAGCTTCCAGGTGGCGCAACTGGCCTATGACGTGACCGTGCGCTTCTGCAACCGCTACATCGACCGGCGCAGCCGCACCCACGACCAGATGGTGCAGGCGGCGCGCTCGGGGGTGCAGAATATCGCCGAGGGGAGCGTGGCCAGCGGCACCTCGAAGAAAATGGAACTGAAGCTGACCAACGTGGCCAAGGCCAGCCTCGAAGAACTGCGCCTGGACTACGAGGATTTCCTACGCCAGCGGGGCTTGGCGCTGTGGGTGCCGGACGACCCGCGGCGCAAGATGCTGGTGGCCCGCCGCTGCACCACCGTGGACGAGGTGGCGATCTGGGTTCGAGATCATGGATTGGCTGGACCCGATGGACAGATCGATGGACAGATCGGACTTGATGCCCGGTCCATGCCGTCCATGCAATCCATGCAATCCATGTATTCTGGCGCTGCGGCCAATGCGGCGCTGGTTCTGATCGGCGTGGCGATCTCGTTGCTGGACCGTCAAGTTCAGGCGCAGGCCGCCGCCTTTGAGCAGGAAGGCGGCTTCACTGAGCGGCTCTATCGAACCCGCCAACAGCCCCGGAGGCAGTCATGA
- a CDS encoding restriction endonuclease subunit S, which produces MAADALFQSAPANWEWELMGEVCRRGGGDIQTGPFGSQLHASDYVAIGVPSIMPQNISQDRVDEGGIARITPGDAERLSRYLVKPGDIVYSRRGDVERRALITEKENGWLCGTGCLRVRFGEGVVDPRYASYFLSHPASREWVVRHAVGATMPNLNTSILGALPFLLPPTNEQRAIAAVLGALDDKIEQNRRTARALERLARAIFRAWFVDFEPVKAKAGGATAFPSMPKPVFDALPTRFVDSAIGPVPEGWDAGTISDLATISKTQVKPQESPDEIVDHFSIPAFDAGMRPVVEAGSAIKSNKFLVVEGCVLLSKLNPRIARVWLPPRPRGRKQIASTEFMVFVPSQISDRHYLYCQFQQAAFREELAQGASGTSNSHQRVRPGDVLNRPVTVPPASTREAFAGIADSLFALVAKNHDESAKLAEMRDYLLPKLLSGQVRVEAAP; this is translated from the coding sequence ATGGCGGCTGATGCACTGTTTCAATCAGCTCCCGCGAATTGGGAGTGGGAACTCATGGGCGAAGTCTGCCGCCGTGGCGGTGGTGACATCCAGACGGGCCCGTTCGGAAGTCAGCTTCACGCATCTGATTACGTGGCGATTGGCGTGCCTTCAATCATGCCGCAGAACATCTCTCAAGACCGCGTAGATGAGGGAGGGATTGCTCGCATCACCCCAGGCGATGCAGAGAGGCTTTCTCGGTATCTCGTGAAACCAGGTGACATCGTCTACAGCCGACGTGGTGACGTGGAACGCAGGGCGCTGATTACGGAAAAGGAGAACGGCTGGCTCTGCGGAACCGGTTGTCTTCGAGTCCGCTTTGGCGAAGGAGTCGTAGATCCACGCTATGCATCGTATTTTCTGAGTCATCCCGCGTCGCGTGAGTGGGTTGTGCGTCATGCCGTTGGCGCAACGATGCCCAATCTGAATACTTCGATATTAGGGGCGCTTCCATTTCTGCTGCCCCCAACCAACGAACAACGCGCCATCGCCGCCGTCCTCGGCGCATTGGACGACAAGATCGAGCAGAACCGGCGGACGGCACGGGCGCTGGAGCGGCTGGCGCGGGCGATCTTCCGGGCGTGGTTCGTGGACTTCGAGCCGGTCAAGGCCAAGGCTGGCGGCGCGACCGCCTTCCCTTCCATGCCGAAGCCCGTCTTCGACGCCCTGCCTACCCGCTTCGTCGACTCCGCCATCGGCCCCGTGCCGGAGGGGTGGGATGCCGGAACGATTAGTGACCTGGCAACCATCTCGAAGACACAGGTCAAACCGCAGGAGAGCCCTGATGAGATTGTCGATCATTTCAGCATCCCCGCATTCGATGCAGGGATGCGTCCTGTCGTCGAGGCGGGAAGCGCCATCAAGAGCAACAAGTTCCTCGTCGTAGAGGGGTGTGTACTTCTGTCTAAGCTGAACCCGCGAATCGCGAGGGTATGGCTTCCACCAAGGCCTCGCGGCAGGAAACAGATCGCATCGACTGAGTTTATGGTCTTTGTGCCGAGCCAGATCTCGGATCGGCACTACCTGTATTGCCAGTTCCAACAGGCCGCCTTTCGCGAGGAACTCGCACAGGGTGCATCCGGCACATCAAACAGCCATCAACGGGTGCGACCCGGGGATGTCCTCAATCGACCGGTCACCGTGCCCCCGGCATCAACTCGGGAGGCGTTCGCTGGTATCGCCGACTCGCTGTTTGCACTTGTGGCTAAGAATCACGACGAATCCGCCAAGCTCGCCGAGATGCGCGACTACCTTCTACCCAAGTTGCTGAGCGGCCAGGTCCGTGTGGAGGCGGCGCCATGA